One Maribacter sp. HTCC2170 genomic window, GTTATTGGGAACTACTGGATTAAAATCTGCAAGGGTATTTAGTTCGGTAACCAAAGTATCTCGCGAGTTTAAATCATTGTGGTATTTGCCCTTCCAGAAAAAAGTCTTTCCTCCTTCAACAATTTCTAAAGAAGAAATATCAATGCTTTTATTTTTTAAAAGGTCAAGATATTCTTGCGGAAAATCATCGCCAACAACAGAAACAATTGCCGATTGTACTTCAAACTGAGAGGCTGCAAGTCCAATAAAAGTCGCAGCGCCACCCAAAATCTTGTCAGTCTTTCCAAAAGGTGTTTCAATAGCATCAAAAGCGACGGTGCCAACAATCAGTAATTTACCCATTAAATATAAATTTTGCTGCAAATATACATTAATGAACTTCTAAAATCCAGAGCTAACAACCCTAATTCTAAAAAATCATTCTCGGTATTATTTTCTGCCAAAATCGGCAGGAATTTCGCCCCAGGCCTTTGTTTCCCATTTGACGATTGGGGTGTTGTAAGAATTATTTTTAAGCCATGAAATGGCGCGACGAATTAAATCGAACAATACTTTGTTATCTTTTGTCTCGACCAGTTTGGTATTGCATGTCTTTTTGCGAACCCAACTCATGGCTGTCCTGGAATCGGTATATATTATTCTATCGCTTTGATGTTGTTTCAAAAATGCCAGTCCATGTACAATTGCCAAAAACTCACCTATATTGTTTGTTCCTTCTGCAAAAGGACCTTGCCTGAACAATTTTTTACCTGTTTTTGTGTCGACTCCCTGGTACTCCATTACTCCTGGGTTTCCACTTGAAGCAGCATCAACTGAAATGGAATGGTTATTTGGATCTCCGATTTTTAGCAATTGCTCTGGAGTTAAACTTGCCTTTGAATTCTTTTTACCTTTATATTCTTCGTAATTTGAGTTATAGGCTTTTTTGGCTTCGTCAAAGGTTGAGAATGATTTGTATTGTGCTCCTTTATAGCCGGTAATTGCAGCTTTGCAATCTTCCCAAGTAGAGTATACACCAGGTCTTTTACCTTTCCAGACTACATAAAATTTTGACTTTTTTGCCATCAGAGACCCACTAATAATTGCTCAATTACTTTAGGAAAATGTTCGTATTCCAAGGCGTGAACCTTCGAAGCTATATCTTCAACTTTATCGTTGGAAGTTACTTTTGTTTTGGCTTGATGAATTATAGCGCCTTCATCATAATTCTCATTTACATAGTGAATGGTGATTCCGGTTTCAGTTTCACCTTGCTCTTTCACAGCTTTATGCACATTGTCACCATACATACCCTTACCCCCATATTTGGGCAGAAGAGCTGGGTGAATGTTGATGATTTTATTTGGGAAAGCTCTTATTATTTTCTCTGGTATTTTCCATAGAAACCCTGCGAGAACAATCAAATCGGGTTTGACGCTTTTTAACAAGTCAAGAACACAGTCGGTATGTTGAAAAGCAGTTCTATTGAAATATAAAGAACGGATATTCAATCTATTACATCGGTCTAAAACTTTGGCATCCCTTTTGTTAGTCAATACCATGGCTATAGTAACGTTTGTACTTTCCTGAAAATGCTGTACTATGTTTTCAACATTAGATCCAGAACCAGAGGCAAAAAGAACAATATTTTTCATTTAAAGAATAAGCGTTACCGAAGAAGAATTATTTTGGGCTAAAATAATACACTTGTGTTTAAATTTCTTAAATTACCTGACATTTTAACGACAAATGGTGTTATTAAACCAAAGTTTTTTATTTTTGCCAACAATTTAAATTTTTAAAACAATATTATTATGTCAGACATTGCATCAAGAGTTAAAGCTATCATCGTTGATAAACTAGGAGTTGATGAAAACGAAGTGGTAACGGAAGCTAGCTTTACTAACGACTTAGGGGCAGATTCACTGGATACTGTTGAGTTGATTATGGAATTCGAAAAAGAATTCGATATTCAAATCCCTGATGATCAAGCTGAAAATATCGCAACAGTTGGCCAAGCCATAAGCTATATAGAAGAAGCAAAGTAATCATATGATTGCTTAAATACGTTAATAAATATCCATGTGGTAATAATGCTGCATGGATATTTTTATTTAATTTCACTTGGCTTATTAATATAAAATTGGTTCAATGCAATTAAAGCGAGTTGTAGTTACAGGATTAGGTGCGTTGACACCTATTGGTAACAATATTGAAGAATACTGGGATGGTCTTGTAAATGGTAAAAGTGGTTCAGCGCCCATTACTTATTATGACAGTGAAAAATTTAAGACCAAGTTCGCTTGCGAGCTTAAAAATTTTAATGCCCAAGATCATTTTGACAGAAAAGAAGCCCGCAAATTAGACCGTTTTGCACAGTATGCATTGGTGTCTTCTGATGAGGCGATTCTTGACTCCAAATTGGATTTGGATGCAATTGATAAATTTCGCGTGGGGGTGATCTGGGGAGCTGGTATTGGTGGCTTGGAAACCTTTCAGAACGAGGTTATTAATTTTGCGGAAGGGGATGGAACTCCTAGATTTAATCCATTTTTTATCCCTAAGATGATTGCAGATATTGCTCCTGGCAACATCTCAATCAAACATGGATTTATGGGCCCTAACTATACCACTGTTTCGGCTTGTGCTTCATCTGCGAATGCGATGATAGATGCACTTAATTATATTCGACTAGGCCATTGCGACATTATTGTTACTGGTGGCAGTGAAGCTGCTGTAACCATTGCAGGAATGGGTGGTTTTGGAGCAATGCACGCACTTTCAAAAAGAAATGACAGCCCAGAAACGGCCTCAAGGCCTTTTGATGCCACAAGAGATGGATTTGTCTTGGGTGAAGGAGCGGGAGCATTAATTCTTGAGGAATATGAACATGCCAAGGCAAGAGGAGCAAAGATTTATGCCGAAGTAATTGGTGGTGGTATGTCTAGTGATGCTTATCACATGACTGCGCCACATCCTGATGGAATAGGAGTGGTTAAGGTAATGGAGAATTGTTTGAGAGATGCTGGGATTGGGATTGAAGAAGTAGACGCCATAAATACACATGGTACATCAACCCCTCTTGGTGATGTTGCAGAGTTAAAGGCAATTACGCAGGTCTTTGGCGATCATGCACCCAACATTAATATAAATTCCACAAAATCTATGACCGGGCATTTATTAGGTGCTGCCGGGGCAATTGAGGCAATTGCGTCTATATTGTCTATGAAGCATGGAATTGTACCACCAACAATAAATCATACCACAGTTGATGAGAATATTGACCCCAAGCTAAATTTAACATTAAATAAAGCGCAAAAAAGAGAGGTAAATGTTGCTATGAGTAATACCTTTGGTTTTGGCGGGCATAATGCTTGTGTAGTTTTCAAGAAAATCAGCTAATTAGATAATGAATTTCCCATCCAATATATTTAATTCCCATTCCAAACAGGATGGGGATTTTTTTTTGGGAATAACTAAGATTTTGGGGTTTAAACCCAAAAATTTAAAGATATTCAAGAAAGCATTTCTTCATAGATCGGCCAACCGAAAAGATGAAGATGGTAACCCAATGAATTACGAACGGTTAGAGTTTTTGGGAGATGCAATGTTGGGAACCATTATTTCCAAACACTTGTATAACGAGGTGCCAGATGGGGATGAAGGATATCTTACAAAGATGCGCTCTAAAATTGTAAGTAGAGAGCATTTGAATGAATTGGGCAAAGATCTGAACCTAATAAAGTTTGTTGAGAGTAGGATTCCTAAAACACATTTTGGAGATAATATTCACGGCAATGTTTTTGAAGCTTTAGTAGGGGCTATTTATTTAGACAGGGGATACAACTACTGTGAAAAGTTTATTCATGAAAGGGTAATTTTACCTTATGTTGATATTGAACAATTAGAAGGAAAAGTAATAAGCTATAAAAGTTTGGTCATTGAGTGGTGTCAGAAGCAAAAGAAAAGCTTTAAATATAACGTCTACGAGGATACGGGAAAAGACGTGCTCAAACATTTTGCTGTTAAACTATCGATAGGTGATAATGTAGTTGCTAAAGCACGGGCCACTTCAAAAAAGAAAGCTGAGGAAAGGGCATCAAAAAGGGCCTTTTTTGCACTTCAAGACAAGATGGACAAAACATGATGATTTAAAGAATCATTACTAAAACGTTATAGTTTGCTCAAAATGACCTTTAGGCTTTGGTAGCTTAGGCAGTATTCTTTATTAATTATATATTTACGTTTTTTGTGCGCATATGGCGGCAATACATAAAATTAGTGAAGATTTTTACGAAGATTCCTTTACGCTGATAGCGTTACATACCAGTATGGAAGATTATGCTGCTGTGTATGCCATTAATTTGGAAGTTAGATCCATATTTAGGAGATCATCGGCAGATTTGGAGTTATCTGAGTTTAGGTCGTTTCCTTTTTTTGAATGGGAAGATGGACAACATGATCGTTACTGGACTTTGATTACAAATAAGAGTACAAAAAAAGAACGCTTGGTAAGAGTAGGTCTTTTTCAAGACGAGCCTTCATTTACGGAACACTATTTAGTGCCAGAGTATAAAGATGTTGATTTTTTTATTAAGATTGAACATGATGATGACTTAGATGAGTCTTTGCTAGTTAAAAGCTTACTTGCGATACCAAAAATAGTTACTGCATATAGTATTGATGCAGATGAATTAAAATCAAAAAACAACTTAATTTTTTAAGTGATGCCAAATATAAAGAAGACGAAAATAGTTGCAACCTTAGGTCCTGCTACAAGCAAAAAGGAAGTGATTATTGATATGATAAAGGCTGGTGTTGATGTCTTTAGAATTAATTTTTCACATGCTGATTATGAAGATGTTACCGCACGTGTAAAAATGATTCGTGAGGTTAATGAAGAAATAGATTCCAATATCGCAATTTTAGGAGATTTACAAGGGCCTAAACTAAGAGTAGGTGTTATGTCGGGTGAGGTGGTTGTTACTCCCGGTGATGAAATAGATTTTGTTACTGGCGAACCTTTTGAAGGCAATTCTGAACGGGTTTATATGAACTATGCAGCTTTCCCAAAAGATGTAAATCCAGGAGAGCGAATATTATTGGATGATGGTAAGTTGATGTTCGAGGTAGTTTCAACCAATAAAAAAGATAAAGTAAGGGCAAAGGTAATTCAAGGTGGTCCACTTAAATCCAAAAAGGGGGTTAATTTGCCCAATACGAACATTTCTTTACCAGCACTTACAGAGAAAGATGTTAAAGATGCAAAATTTGCTATATCATTAGATGTAGATTGGATTGCACTTTCCTTTGTAAGGCATAGTCAGGATATAATCGACCTTCAAAATATTATTAAAGAGCACGCCGAACACAAGATTCCTATTATTGCGAAAATCGAGAAACCCGAAGCTGTAGAGAATATAGATAAGATTGTTTCTTATTGTGACGGACTAATGGTTGCTCGTGGAGATCTAGGAGTTGAGGTTCCTGCCCATGAAGTGCCCTTGATTCAGAAAAAATTAGTGCTGAGGGCAAAAAAAGCTAGAATTCCGGTAATTATCGCTACGCAAATGATGGAGACTATGATTACCAGTCTTACACCAACTCGTGCTGAGGTAAACGATGTTGCCAATTCTGTAATGGATGGTGCTGATGCTGTTATGCTTTCCGGGGAAACCTCTGTTGGAAATTACCCTGTTCAGGTAATTGAAAAAATGGCCAGTATTCTTGAAAGTGTAGAGAATTCAGATCTGATAACCGTTCCACAGGAGCCACCACATATTAGAACCAACAGATACATTACAAAGTCTGTGTGTTATCATGCGGCAACTATGGCAAATGAAATCAAGGCCAAAGCAATATCAACTTTGACCAATAGTGGTTATACAGCTTTTCAGATATCGGCTTGGAGACCAAGTGCTCATATTTTGGTATTTACATCCAACAAAAGAATTTTGACCCAATTGAATTTACTTTGGGGTGTAAAGGCCTTTTATTACGACAAGTACGTTTCTACAGACGAAACTATTGAAGATGTAAATGGGATAGCCTGTAAAAAAGGATTTTTGGATGTCGGAGATATGCTTATCAGCCTTGCGGCCATGCCTATCAAGGACAAAGGTATGGTAAACACACTTAGGGTTACCGAGATAGAAACCTGTACCTTTTAATACTGGTTTTTATAAAACGAGGTAAGGTTACAAGCTTTGAAAGGACTAATAGGTTCTAATGAACTTATTAAATTCTTCGGGCATATGAAATTCGAATTTCATGATATAAAAATGGGATCCATATTTGGATTTACAGATGATATCAAAAGATATGAAAATCGTTTTTCCATCAATTCAGGCAATATCAGTGTTTTATGGAACAGAAATTCTACTGTAACTGAAATCGAAGTAGATAATGTAATTGTTAGGTTGCGACCGAATCAATTGATTACTACCACATATCTCCAGCATATTTCATACGATAATTCAAAGCTTCCTTTAACAGCTTTTTTATTTAACAGGGAATTTTATTGTATATCAGACCATGATAGTGAAGTTTCCTGTAATGGCATATTGTTTTTTGGAACACAAGACCTGCCCATAATTACCATTCCAAAAGAACAAGAACGTAAATTCAACACTTTATATGAGGTGTTTGAAGATGAATTTTCCACACCAGATAAAATTCAGGGCGACATGTTGCAAATGCTATTGAAGCGTTTGATAATAATTTGTACCCGTTTGGCCAAAAATCAACTAATCGTAAAAGAACTGAATAATGAGCAATTGGACATAGTTCGCAAATTCAACGTATTGGTAGACACCCATTATAAGACCAAACGAAAGGTTAGTGATTATGCTGACTTGCTTTTCAAAAGCCCTAAGACACTTTCGAATCTTTTTGCATTATATAATCAAAAGTCACCACAACAAATAATTCAAGAGCGACTAATGCTAGAGGCCAAAAGGTTATTGCATTTTACGGAAAAGCAGAATCAGGAAATAGCTTATGAATTAGGGTTTAATGACCCAGCACATTTTAGCCGTTTTTTTAAAAAAATGACCAGTAGTTCACCTTCCCAGTACCGAGAAATGACCCCAATATCTGCCTAAAGGGAAATTTCTACAAGCCTTCGGGCAATCTTTCATAACACCAACTTGATATTAGGCCACATCTTTGCCTTGTAATTTAAAAACAGAGGAAGATGAACCTGAAACATATTTCCATATTCAATCTGATTGAGATATTCAGTGGGACTAAAAAAAAAGAACTGAACAATGTTGTACCAAAAACACATTGTGATCAAAGACAGCATCATGATTATTACTGCGATGTTGAAAAGCCCTACACCCAATAAAACTAAGTAAGATTTGAAAATGAATTAATAACATAAAAAGCAAATATTATGAGCACATTTAATGTACCTAAAAGAGAAGAAGTAAGCACAAAGAACAAGTCCATTTTTGATAATCTTGAAAAAGCGGTGGGTTTTGTACCAAATCTTTACGCTACCTATGCACATTCTGAGAACGCCTTGGAAAACTATCTGAATTTGAGCAATGCCAAGACATCGCTTTCAGCTAAGGAAAAGGAAGTGGTAAATCTAGCGGTGAGTGAAGTGAACAATTGCATCTATTGTTTGTCAGCCCATACAGCTATTGGGAAAATGAACGGGTTTAGCGATAATCAGATACTGGAGCTAAGAGCGGGGAGAGCATCATTTGACAAAAGGCTGAACGCATTGGCAAGTTTGGCAAAAAACATTACAGAAACAAGGGGGGCTACCAACAATGTCATTGTTCAAGATTTTCTTAGTTCAGGTTGGACGAAAGAAAATCTTATTGATACAATTGTTTTGGTGGGAGATAAAACAATATCCAATTACCTGCATAAGACAACAAATGTGCCGGTAGATTTCCCAGTGGCCCAACCTTTGGATTTAATCGAAGCTTAAATAATATAAATCTTAAAATAACAAACAATGAAAAAAATAGCATTAGTATTAATATTGGTGATTGGATTGGTAACAACTTCAAATGCCCAAGATGATGTGATGAAAAAAACGCCAAATGTCATTTCTTTGGAGCAGACCAAGGGGGAGTTCACCCAAAAACAAATAACCGTTTCTGAAGGAACTTACGTTTTTGAAATTTTCAATAATGGAGTTGGTCATGATGTGGGATTTGTCCTTGTGCAAAAAGGGAAGGATATCAGTAAACCTGAAAATCACATTAAGGCAGCTTATGTAACAAAAGCCGTTGCAACTGGAAAGAAACAATCATCAAAGGCAACAGTTTTAAGCAAAGGGGAATATGTATATTTCTGTCCTTTAAATCCAACTTCTACAGATAATACGTTGGTCGTAAAATAGCATTATGCCTAACTACAGATCAAATTTCAATTGAATATAGACCGAGTCTTCTTTAGGCTCGGTTTTTCCCAAATTAGGGGCTTTGTGATAGGGTCTAATAAATAAGTAAAATCTTCATATTTTTTTAATCAATTTTTAAGAGAAAAAAACAGTGTTCTTATTGTTTAGGGTGGTAGTTTCGCAGCTTCTTAACCAATATATTGTGATTGTAGATTTTATTATAGCAATGTTGTGGAGTTTGTCTCCTTTTGGAGAGGCTAAAGTGGGTATTCCTTATGGAATGTATAATGGCCTTAATATCTACTGGGTATTCGCAGTTTGTTTTTTGTCCAATCTACTTGTTTTTCCCTTGATGATATTCTTTTTGGAAAAGATAAATCGCCACTTCATAAAATGGAGTTTATACAAAAAAATTGCAATTTATGTAGCTCGAAGAGCGAAATTGGGTTCAGGGAATAAAATCCAAAAATTCGGATTTTTAGGGCTGGTATTCTTTGTCATGATTCCTTTGCCAGGTACAGGGGTATATGCAGGTAGTATTGCAACGTATTTGTTCAGGATAGAAAAGCAAAAAGCTTTTATTGCCAATGCTATTGGTATATTCTTCTCTTCTGTTATTATCTGGACAACGACTTTATTGTCCATGAAAAGTTTTGTGTAAGCGGTGTTTCCGTTTTTTTGATCTAAAACTCAAACTTCAGCTGTACTGAAACAGATTCTTCCTTAGGCTCGGTTTTCTTTTTTTCAGTATTGAGGTTTGCCAAAGAAATGCCTAATAACCGTACTGAATTTTCCATTTTCTCTTGGTACAAAAGTTCTTTTGCGACCTCAAGAATCAATGATTTGTTAGAGACGAAATACGGCAAGGTTTTGCTACGGGTCTGCAGGGTAAAATCGCTATATTTTATTTTTAGGGTAACGGTTTTTCCAGCGATTTTGGTTTTAGACAATCGTCTTTCCAATTCATTGGCAATATGCTCCAACCGCTCCAACATAAATATCTCACTACTTAGATTTTCACTAAAAGTTCGCTCAGCGCCTACAGATTTGGGAACTCGATGTGGTTTAACAGCACCATTATGAATTCCCCTTACAACCTTGTGGTAATGTGAACCACTTTTCCCAAAATTTTCTATTAAGAATTCCTCTGATTTTGTTTTAAGCTCTTTCCCGGTAAAAATTCCAAGTTTGTACATTTTTTCAGCCGTAACTTTGCCAACGCCAAAAAAACTCCGTATTTCCAGGTCTTCCAAAAATTGAAGAACTTCCTCAGGATTTACGGTTTTTTGACCATTGGGTTTGTTAAAGTCGCTGGCAACTTTTGCTACAAATTTGTTAACCGAAATACCGGCTGAAGCCTTTAACCCCACTTCGTCCTGAATTCGTTTTCGAATTTCTTGGGCTATCAAAGTGGCAGACGGATTTCCTTTTTTATTGACCGTTACATCCAAATAGGCTTCATCTAATGAAAGAGGTTCGACAAGATCGGTATAGTCGAAAAAGATATTTCGTATCTGTTTGGAGATTTCTTTATACCGATTATAACGAGGTTTAACAAAGGTCAAATGTGGGCAATTTCTTTTGGCCATGACACCGCTCATAGCACTGCGGACACCAAACTTTCTGGCTTCGTAATTGGCTGCAGAAACGACACCTCTAACTTCATTTCCACCAACAGCAAGAGGTTTTCCTTTAAGTTCAGGATTATCCATTTCTTCTACGGAAGCATAAAAGGCATCCATATCTACATGGATTATTTTTCGCAAAGGAAACTCTTCGGGCATAAACAAATTTAAACCTTATCTTAGTTTTATGGAGACTAAATTGAAAACAGCTATAATATTGGGTGCTACAGGATTGACTGGTAGTTTGCTTTTACAACGGTTGTTGAAAGACAAGCGCTATGGTAAAATAAAGTTGTTTTCAAGGTCAAGTACAGGGAAAGAAAATGCAAAACTCGAGGAATTTATAGGAGATGTAATTGAGCTTGAAAACTTTAAAAATGATTTTGAAGCCGATGAGGTTTTTTGTTGTATAGGAACCACCAAGGCAAAAACTCCTGACAAGGATATTTATAAAAAGATTGATTTTGGCATACCTGTACAAGCAGCAGAGCTTTGTAAGAAAAATGGAATTGATACTTTGATTATCATTTCTGCTTTGGGAGCAAATTCAAAGAGCAAGTTGTTCTATAATAGGACCAAAGGGGAAATGGAAGATGCAGTTTTAAAAATGCAAATACCAAAAACACATATTTTACAACCCTCATTGATAAGTGGCAAAAGAGAGGAAAAGAGAATAGGTGAGTTAGTTTTCAAACAATTGATGAAAGTGGCAAATCTGGTAATGGCTGGGCCTTTGAAAAAATTCAAATCAATCCATCCTCAGGACATTGCCAAAACCATGCTTTGGGTGGCAAATAACACCTACAATAGAATCAGGATTCCTTCAGATTTAATTCAAAAAATCAGTAAATAAGCGCCAATAAAACTAACTTGCGAGATATTTTTATATTATATGTATAGACATATGAACATATATATGTAATTTTGTGATGATCATCGTAGAGTTGGTATTATGCAACGAAAGACTTCACAAGATTTAATTCCCCTAAACAAGAAGAAGACTAATGAATCATGTTATGACATTTACCCTTCCCATTCTTTAAAGAGCAGGACTATTAAAAGTGGATATGCTTCCTTGGCGAAAGAAACCTGTATCTATAAGACAGTTGTTCTTGACGGATATATTGGAGTAGACTGGAATGAAGTGCAAAGTGCTCTGGAGATTTCATTAGAAGAAATTGGGGTAACATCTACCTTTCTTGATATCAAAGATTTTTTGAAACCAAAAGATGGGATATCAACCTTGGTAGAACCTTTTTTAGGAGGTGAGGACCCTATTTTCGGTTTTAAAGCGAATATAGAACTCTCTGATTACTTTGATTCGGAGAAGTTGAAAAGCATCACTTTAGATGACAATGTTGACATCCAAATCATATATGGCACTGGGGCAAGTGTAGCAGGTATTGAGGGTCATTTGGTTTATTTTGATATTCCAAAAAATGAATTGCAGTTTCGTATGAGGGCGAATGAGGTTACCAACTTTGGTTTTAAATCTCCCAAAGCCCATAAACAAATGTATAAGCATTTTTACTTTGTTGATTGGCCCGTATTGAACAATGTGAAGAAGAAATTACTGCCAAAAATTTCCATAATCGTAGATCAACAGAGACCAGGAAATCCGGTTTGGATGAAAGGTGAAGATTTAAGAAATGGCCTTCATAGTATGTCGCAAAGCGCATTCAGGGTAAGACCCTGGTTTGAGCCAGGTGTTTGGGGAGGACAATGGATGAAAGAGCGTTTTAGGGATTTAAATCGGAACGTACCCAATTATGCTTGGTCGTTTGAAATGATAGTGCCTGAAAATGGATTATTATTCGAAAGTGATGGGGCTTTGCTCGAGGTGTCTTTTGATATGTTGATGTTTCAGGAAAACGAAAATGTATTGGGTAAAGCAGCAGAACGATTTGAAGATGAGTTTCCTATCCGCTTTGATTTTTTGGATACTTTCGATGGCGGTAACCTGTCAGTACAGTGTCATCCAAAACCAGATTTTATCAAAGACCGATTTGGCGAAAATTTTACCCAAGATGAAACCTATTATATTCTTGATGCTGGTGATAATGCTGAAGTGTATTTAGGATTTCAGGAAAATATCAATCCAAACGAATTCAAAAAAGCCCTGGAACAGAGTTTCAAGACAAAGGAAGAGCTACAGGTAGAGAATTATGTGCAAAAGCTTCCTGCTAAAAAACATGATTTATTTCTTATTCCGCATGGAACAATCCATTGTTCTGGCATAAATAATCTAGTACTTGAGATTAGTGCGACCCCGTATATTTTCACATTTAAAATGTACGATTGGCAAAGATTGGATTTAGACGGTAATCCTAGGCCATTGAATATTGATCGAGCTTTTGAAAATCTCAATTTTGAAAGAAAAGGACAAGTGGTTCAAGAAACTCTCATTTCAAAACCAAGAATTGTAGAATCAGGAATAGATTGGCAAAAGATTCATTTGCCAACACATCCTGATCACTTTTACGAGATTTATCGATATGAATTTGAAGAAGAAGTAAAGATCAACACGAATAATCAATGTCATGTCTTGATGTTGGTGGAGGGTGAATCATTGCAAGTGAAAATCAAGGGTTTCGAAAATCAGACCTTTCATTTTGCCGAGACCTTTGCCATTCCTGCAGCTGCCAAAAATTATTCCTTGGTCAATAAAGGGAAAGCAAAGGCAAAGGTTGTAATCTCATTTGTTAAAGA contains:
- a CDS encoding NAD(P)H-binding protein, translated to METKLKTAIILGATGLTGSLLLQRLLKDKRYGKIKLFSRSSTGKENAKLEEFIGDVIELENFKNDFEADEVFCCIGTTKAKTPDKDIYKKIDFGIPVQAAELCKKNGIDTLIIISALGANSKSKLFYNRTKGEMEDAVLKMQIPKTHILQPSLISGKREEKRIGELVFKQLMKVANLVMAGPLKKFKSIHPQDIAKTMLWVANNTYNRIRIPSDLIQKISK
- a CDS encoding class I mannose-6-phosphate isomerase, with protein sequence MQRKTSQDLIPLNKKKTNESCYDIYPSHSLKSRTIKSGYASLAKETCIYKTVVLDGYIGVDWNEVQSALEISLEEIGVTSTFLDIKDFLKPKDGISTLVEPFLGGEDPIFGFKANIELSDYFDSEKLKSITLDDNVDIQIIYGTGASVAGIEGHLVYFDIPKNELQFRMRANEVTNFGFKSPKAHKQMYKHFYFVDWPVLNNVKKKLLPKISIIVDQQRPGNPVWMKGEDLRNGLHSMSQSAFRVRPWFEPGVWGGQWMKERFRDLNRNVPNYAWSFEMIVPENGLLFESDGALLEVSFDMLMFQENENVLGKAAERFEDEFPIRFDFLDTFDGGNLSVQCHPKPDFIKDRFGENFTQDETYYILDAGDNAEVYLGFQENINPNEFKKALEQSFKTKEELQVENYVQKLPAKKHDLFLIPHGTIHCSGINNLVLEISATPYIFTFKMYDWQRLDLDGNPRPLNIDRAFENLNFERKGQVVQETLISKPRIVESGIDWQKIHLPTHPDHFYEIYRYEFEEEVKINTNNQCHVLMLVEGESLQVKIKGFENQTFHFAETFAIPAAAKNYSLVNKGKAKAKVVISFVKDTAC
- the dinB gene encoding DNA polymerase IV; translation: MPEEFPLRKIIHVDMDAFYASVEEMDNPELKGKPLAVGGNEVRGVVSAANYEARKFGVRSAMSGVMAKRNCPHLTFVKPRYNRYKEISKQIRNIFFDYTDLVEPLSLDEAYLDVTVNKKGNPSATLIAQEIRKRIQDEVGLKASAGISVNKFVAKVASDFNKPNGQKTVNPEEVLQFLEDLEIRSFFGVGKVTAEKMYKLGIFTGKELKTKSEEFLIENFGKSGSHYHKVVRGIHNGAVKPHRVPKSVGAERTFSENLSSEIFMLERLEHIANELERRLSKTKIAGKTVTLKIKYSDFTLQTRSKTLPYFVSNKSLILEVAKELLYQEKMENSVRLLGISLANLNTEKKKTEPKEESVSVQLKFEF